The Coffea arabica cultivar ET-39 chromosome 9e, Coffea Arabica ET-39 HiFi, whole genome shotgun sequence genome has a window encoding:
- the LOC113710131 gene encoding subtilisin-like protease SBT5.6, with protein MKNNTYEAVKNFITCCRKIIGARYYLKHYEAEHGPVKEKMEFRSPRDKNGHGTHTASTIGGRRVPNASSLGGFANGTASGGAPLVRLAIYKVCWQPDPLDEVVCPDGDTLAAFDDAIKDGVHVISLSIGSNTSSPYAEDGTAIGSLHALKRDIIVVCSAGNSGPTPSSVSNVAPWLISVGASSIDRIFQSTIVLGNGLIVQGRTVTPFRKTKKYPLVYAVDVEIPGKTTNLTTGGCFPGTLSKKLVKGEVVFCWVGFISQALEVRRAGGVAAIFGNPYGGKGVDESPFLLPGTTVLQNDRATIVSYILNNENPTATLFPGRTIIGTGPAPFMAPFTALGPNGIEPNILKPDITAPGLNILAAWTEASPPTQLLQDHRVVKYNIASGTSMSCPHVSTVAALLKAIHPDWSSATIRSSLMTTARRVNNVQIPITDAAENIATPFHYGAGHFQPSKAVDPGLVYDASYTDYLRFLSSSGTAFLDSSFKCPKHVPPPSNLNYPSLAIAKLNSTMTVSRTVTNVGTGNSTYTVSIVPPPGYTVEILPTKLYFSKIGEKQSFSITVKVAASIKKTKFEFGWFAWSDGAGHVVRSPIVVSAA; from the exons atgaagaacaataCTTATGAGGCAG tgaaaaatttcattACATGTTGTAGGAAAATAATTGGGGCTCGATACTACCTAAAGCATTATGAGGCTGAACATggccctgttaaggaaaaaatGGAATTCCGTTCACCTAGAGACAAAAATGGTCATGGAACTCATACAGCATCAACTATCGGAGGACGAAGAGTTCCTAATGCTTCTTCCTTGGGTGGATTCGCCAATGGTACTGCCTCTGGTGGCGCTCCTCTTGTTCGCCTAGCCATCTATAAAGTCTGTTGGCAACCTGATCCTCTAGATGAAGTAGTATGCCCGGACGGTGATACGCTTGCTGCCTTCGACGATGCCATCAAGGATGGTGTTCATGTTATTAGCCTCTCCATTGGTAGCAACACTAGCTCTCCGTATGCTGAAGATGGCACTGCAATTGGATCATTGCATGCCCTGAAGAGAGATATCATCGTGGTATGTAGTGCTGGTAATTCAGGGCCAACTCCATCATCTGTGTCAAATGTAGCTCCATGGCTCATCTCAGTTGGTGCTAGTAGCATTGATCGAATATTTCAATCAACAATTGTTCTGGGAAATGGCCTGATTGTTCAG GGGCGTACAGTAACGCCATTTAGGAAGACCAAGAAATATCCTTTGGTGTATGCTGTTGATGTGGAAATCCCGGGCAAAACCACCAATCTGACTACCGG GGGCTGCTTTCCTGGTACGCTTTCCAAAAAGCTTGTTAAAGGCGAAGTTGTTTTCTGCTGGGTAGGATTCATTTCTCAGGCATTGGAAGTAAGAAGAGCAGGGGGAGTGGCTGCCATTTTTGGCAACCCTTACGGCGGAAAAGGAGTAGATGAAAGCCCTTTCCTACTCCCTGGAACAACTGTGCTTCAGAATGATAGAGCAACAATAGTGAGTTATATATTGAATAATGAAAATCCAACAGCAACACTTTTCCCAGGAAGAACTATTATTGGTACTGGACCAGCTCCATTTATGGCTCCTTTCACAGCACTAGGTCCAAATGGAATTGAACCAAATATTCTCAAG CCAGATATTACTGCTCCAGGACTAAACATATTGGCCGCGTGGACTGAGGCATCGCCTCCAACTCAGCTTCTTCAAGATCATCGAGTTGTTAAGTATAACATTGCATCAGGAACTTCTATGTCTTGCCCACATGTGTCTACCGTAGCTGCATTGTTAAAAGCTATACATCCTGATTGGAGTAGTGCTACAATAAGATCTTCTCTAATGACCACAG CAAGAAGGGTCAACAATGTACAGATACCAATAACAGATGCAGCGGAAAATATAGCAACTCCTTTTCACTACGGGGCCGGCCATTTTCAACCATCAAAAGCTGTAGATCCtggacttgtttatgatgcaagttaCACTGATTACCTTCGCTTCCTTTCTAGTAGTGGCACAGCTTTCCTCGATTCATCATTCAAATGTCCAAAGCATGTCCCTCCTCCCAGTAATCTTAATTACCCTTCACTTGCAATTGCAAAACTCAATAGCACCATGACTGTGAGTAGAACTGTCACAAATGTTGGTACTGGTAATAGTACTTACACAGTAAGCATTGTACCACCCCCGGGCTATACTGTTGAAATCCTTCCAACAAAACTCTACTTTAGCAAAATAGGGGAAAAACAAAGCTTCAGTATTACAGTAAAAGTTGCTGCAAGTATAAAGAAGACaaagtttgaatttggatggtTTGCATGGAGTGATGGAGCTGGTCATGTTGTTAGAAGTCCTATTGTAGTATCAGCAGCAtaa
- the LOC113710130 gene encoding uncharacterized protein, with product MQKAVGEWNEYIEAQQDITGEFIQQTTNSSSSKKWRPPSRGTIKLNTDAAFSQNLERTGIGVVARNAEGELMKVWARAELKRSEPQVEEAAAIRMGMQMAWKANWRAVELQSDCKEVVDMINKKQKQQNNIVVILEDIANMRCLFEQCTFSFVHRDGNRCAHSVAKFAVKLTTNVEWDECFPMWLQEEAQNDFRGGESDVPKSCNIKFTI from the coding sequence ATGCAGAAAGCTGTGGGCGAGTGGAATGAGTATATAGAAGcccaacaagatataacaggaGAGTTCATTCAACAAACAACAAACTCAAGCAGTAGTAAGAAATGGAGGCCACCATCAAGAGGTACGATAAAACTAAACACTGATGCTgcattttcacaaaatttggaGAGAACAGGCATAGGTGTTGTGGCCAGAAATGCTGAAGGAGAGCTGATGAAAGTTTGGGCAAGAGCTGAACTAAAACGTAGTGAGCCACAGGTGGAGGAAGCAGCAGCAATTAGGATGGGAATGCAAATGGCCTGGAAAGCAAACTGGAGGGCAGTTGAGCTCCAATCAGACTGCAAAGAGGTGGTGGACATGataaacaagaaacaaaagcagCAAAACAACATCGTGGTCATCCTTGAGGATATAGCAAATATGAGATGTTTGTTTGAACAATGTACTTTCTCTTTTGTGCATAGAGATGGGAATAGATGTGCACATAGTGTAGCAAAATTTGCTGTAAAGCTAACAACAAATGTTGAATGGGATGAATGTTTTCCCATGTGGCTCCAAGAGGAAGCCCAAAATGACTTCAGAGGAGGCGAATCTGATGTACCTAAGTCTTGTAATATCAAGTTTAcaatatga